The following DNA comes from bacterium.
GAGGTTCTCGCCGGGAACCTTCATCATCTTGGGCAGACCCGCTCCGGTTCCGATGAACACGGCGTGGTAGCCCTGCTCGAAGAGCTCGTCCACGGTGATGGTCACGCCGATAATCACGTCGTACACGAACTTCACGCCGAGTTGCCTGATGTAGTCAATTTCCTTGGCGACGACGGAGCGGGGCAAGCGGAATTCGGGAATGCCGTAGACGAGAACTCCGGACGGACGGTGCAGCGCTTCGTAGATGGTGACTTCGTGTCCCAGCTTGGCCATGTCTCCCGCTACGGTAAGTCCGGCGGGGCCGGAACCGACGACCGCAATCCGATAGCCGGTGGGCGGGGGAATCGCGGGAATCTCGATGGCATCGTTGGCCAATTCCCAATCCGCGATAAAACGTTCCAGATTTCCAATGGCAACGGGTTCGTACTTGATGCCTTCGACGCACAACACCTCACACTGGTCGGCCTGCGGACAGACGCGGCCGCAGATGGCGGGCAGCGAGTTGGTGCTGCGCACGGTGCGGGCCGCGCCGAGGAAATCGCCGTCGCGAATCTGGGCGATGAACTTGGGAATATCAATGTTGACGGGACAGCCGTCCACGCACTTGGGTTTCTTGCAGATGATGCAACGTTCGGCTTCGGCGACGGCCTGCTGTTCGGTGTAGCCGAAGGGGACTTCGTCGAAATTGTGGATGCGTGCCTCGGGCGCTTGCTCCGGCATTTTCTCGCGGGGCTTGCGCTCGCGCTTGGCTTTCTTGGGGGTGGTCACTTCTTCAGACATGCGATTTTTCTCCGTGAAGCTGCGCCTCCAGTTTGCATTCGTCATCGGCCATATGCTCAAGCTGCCGCATCTCCTGATCGCGATAGGCCTGATTGCGGAGAATGAGTTCCTGGAAATCCACTCCATGGGCGTCGAATTCCGGCCCGTCCACGCAAGCGAAAAAGGTCTTGCCGTGCACGGTCACGCGGCAGCCGCCGCACATTCCGGTTCCATCCACCATGATCGGATTCAACGACGCGAGCGAAGGAATGCCGAGGTCCTTGGTCAGGGCGGCGGCAACTTTCATCATAACGACCGGGCCGACGATGATCGCTTCGTGGAACTTCTGGCCCTCCTCCACCCACTTGCGCAGCACGTCGGTGACAAAGCCTTTCATTCCGTAGGTGCCGTCGTCGGTGGAGATCCGGACGTCCTTGCAGGCGGCGCGAAATTCGTCTTCGAGAATCATCAGGTCTTTCGAGCGCGCGCCGATGACGGCGAAGACGTTGTTTCCGGCTTCGGCCGCGGCCTTGACGATGGGAAGCAGCGGGGCCGCGCCCACCCCTCCGCAAACGGCAATGAGGTTGCCCCAGTTCTCGATGTGGGTAGGTTTGCCGAGCGGGCCGACCACGTCGAGAAACGAGTCGCCCGGCCCGAACTTGGCCATCAGAGCCGTGGCTTTGCCGGCCTCCTGAACGATGAGGCGGATGCGTCCGTTGGCGGCATCGGCCTGCACCACGGTGAGGGGGATGCGTTCGCCCCGATCATGGGTGCGGACGATGACGAACTGACCCGCTCGGTATTTGCGCGCCACCAGCGGCGCTTCCACCCAGAACTCGTGGATTTTTTCGGCTAAAACTCGGTGGCTGTGAAGAGGATGCATAGTCTGTCCATTTTCGTACGGTTCACTCACGCGATTCGATCACGTGGATTTCCTTGTTTGTGTCTTCGGCAATCTCGTCGCGGGGCACGGGCCGGGTTTCTTTCGCAGCCTCCACACCGGCATGAAAGGCGCGGAGGTTGTTCTCAACGGTTCCGTCGGGCGCGTGGTGTTGGATGGTGCGAACCATCTCTTCGACCGGAATCACGTGAGGCATAAGATGACACAAGCTGCCGAGCGCCACGGAACTGGTGTACACCATCCGTCCCACCGTCTGCTTGGTAACGGCGATAATGGGAACGCGATAAATCATCTGCGGACCGGGGCCGAGTTCACGGACCAGCGACGGCGCGACCACCACAATGCTGTCGGACCGGAGTTGATGCGAGAACGTGTCCCAACCGCGCTGAGCCAGACAACAGAAGAAGTCAATGGAGGTGAGACGCGGGAAGATCACTTCGTCATCATCAATCAGCACGTCCACGCTGGTCGGGCCACCGCGCACCTGAGCGGTGTAGGTGGGACTCTGGACGGCGTGCCGGCCCATGTTGTGGGCGGCCAACGCCAGCCACTCGCCGGCGAGAATGTTGCCCTGTCCGCCGACACCGGCAAATCGAATTTGATATTTCACCGGGCGCGGCTCCTACGCTTGGGTCACGGGTTTGGATTTCTCTTTTTCGGCGTGTTTCTCGGCGGTTTGGCGGGCTCGCTCCATGGCCCGCTCTTGAATCTGCCGGTAGGCTGCCGTGTACTCCGGCTTGACCGTATCCTTGTGGAGGACACCGACGGGAAATTTGTCGGATCGCTCTTCGACGCTCAGTTTGGCCCACGCCGCCGCCGGCACCGCGCGGGAGCCAATGAATTGAATCAGTTCGGCGGGATCGGGATGACGGTTGCGCCGTCCGTACTGGGTATGGCAGTTGGCCATCACTTCGATGACGGCAAAGCCCTTGTGCTGCAGGCCATTCTTGATAAGCCGCTCGAGGAACACGGCATTGGCGACATGACCGCGAGCCACGTAGGTTGCGCCCGCCGCGATACTCAGATTGCAGAGATCGAAAGCCTGATCGAGGTTGCCGTAGGGGGAAGTCGCGGCGCGGGTCTCGGAAGGCGAAGTCGGCGAGTACTGCCCGCCGGTCATGCCGTAGATTCCGTTGTTGACGATGACGAGCGTGATGTCAATATTCCGGCGACAGGAGTGAATCAGGTGATTCCCGCCGATGGCCGCCGCGTCGCCGTCTCCGGAGATCACGGCCACGTTTTTATCCGGCGCGACCAGCTTGATGCCGGTGGCGAAGGTAAGCGCGCGGCCGTGCGTGGTATGGAGCGTGTTCATGTCCACGTAACCGGGCGCGCGCGACGTGCAGCCGATGCCGGAGACGAGCGCGGTATCGTCACGATTCCATCCGCAGCCCTCGACGGCGCGGATGAACGACTTGACGATGATTCCCACGCCGCAGCCGGGACACCAGATGTTGGGCATCATCTCCGGCCGGAGCCAGGGAGAATAATCAAATCCCACGCTGAGCCTCCTCGATGGTGGCCAGAACGCGATCGGGTTCAATCGCGATTCCGCCGACTTCGTTGACACGATGGATAAGGACCTCGCGCCGCATGGCGGATTTTTCCACCTGCAACGCCAGCATCCCCAGATTCAATTCGGGAACCACCACGGCTTTCACGCGATCCACCAGATCGCGGATGGTCTGGACCGGGAACGGCCAGAAGGTGATGGGGCGAAAGATTCCGGCCTTGATTCCCATCTCCCGCGCCCGCAACACGGCTTCCCGTGACGCGCGTCCGGGCGAACCGAAGGTGATAACGGCAATTTCGGCATCGTCCAGCATGAATTCAAAGTTCCGCTCGATCTGCGGTTGCGCATCCACGATCTTGTATACGAGATGTTCGATGCTCTTGTGGACGATGGCGGGATTGGTGGTCGGATAGCCTTCCTTGGTATGGGCAAGACCGGTGATGTGCAGGTGCTTGCCCTGAAAGTAATCGCAGAAGGGCCGCCAACTGTTGACGCGCGCTTCCGGGTATTCGGACCGCGGCTTGATGATTCCGCATTCCTCGTCGGTGGGGATCCGGAAACTCTCGGTGGTGTGGGCGATGATCTCGTCCACCATCACGTACACGGGAGTGCGGTAAAGCTCGGCCAGATGAAACGCGCGCACGGTTTCGACGTAGACCTCGTGCGGCCAGGTGGGAGTGAGGGCGATGACGGAATGATCGCCATGCGTACCCCAGCGGGCCTGCATGATATCGCTCTGCGCGGGAGCGGTGGGCAGGCCGGTTGAGGGTCCGCCGCGCTGCACGTCAATAATCACGCACGGAACTTCGGCCATCATGGCAAAGCCGATGTTCTCCTGCTTCAGCGACAGACCGGGCCCGGAGGTGGCGGTCAGGGCTTTGGCACCGGCCAGCGACGCTCCGATGACGGCTCCCATCGCCGCAATTTCGTCTTCCATCTGGATGAACGTCCCGCCGATCTGCGGCAGACGGAGGGCCAGATGGGCGGCGATTTCGGACGAGGGAGTGATCGGATAACCGGCGAAGAACGTACAACCGGCGCGAATCGCGGCCTCGGCGATCAATTCATTTCCCGGCCAGAATTCCCGGCCGTTGGTTTGGCTCATTCGCTCTCCTCCACCGGCTTCTTGGCCGGTTTCTTCCGCTCGGGCGCATAGGACGTGATCGCGAAGTCGGGGCACTCGGCCTCGCAGATGCCGCAGCCGTTGCAGGCATCCATCTTGGCCACCTTGACGATGGCTCCTTCCCACCGATCGGGAGCCTCGATCATTTCGAGAGTGCTGGTGGGGCACAGGTCCACGCAAACTCGACAGCCTTTGCACCACGTCTCGTTGATTACGAGAGTGTACAAGCCATCGGACGAAACGGATTTGGAGAGTTTCATATACGTTGACTGTCCGGAAACAAGCCCATCGGGGTTGTGCGGCAATGTCGGCCGCTGTAAAAAGGCCAGAGAACTCTCTGGCCTGAATCAGGTCGGGGGAATCGGGTATTCGAGGTATCCGTCGAGCGAATCAGGGAATCCACAACAGCGAGCTTTCGAGCAGACGTGCCCGGCTGGCGACGACTACCCTGGATGACTTATGTATGATATAAAAATATACCCATTTCATCCCATGAAAGCAACCCGGTTTTTCAATTTGGACGGCTCTGTAATGAAATCTAATTATTTGATTAATATGGTGATGACGTTCAAGCCCTCATCGTGAGATAACTCGACAAAGAGGGTCGGAAAACACTGCCGCGAACCTCTTCAGGCTCGCGGAGAGTCTCGACACTGAAGGTTTGCGTAAGGACGCCTATTCTGCCTTCTGGATGCAGTCCACCGGGCAGACCTCGATGCATCGCGGAGCGTCGAAGTGACCTTCACACTCTACGCAGGCGGCTTCGTCAATGACAAAGATCTCGTCGCCTTCGGTAATCGCGTTGGTCGGGCATTCAGGCTCGCAGGCTCCGCACGCGATGCAGGTTTCGTCAATGCGCATGGCCATAAGGATGTACCTCGAAAAAGAGTAACAAGGGAAGGTTCTTGGGGATCCAATCCGTTGAATAGTGGGGAGATAGGACTCCTTCCGCTTGAATCTTCAACGGACGGCGCAATGTATGAAAAAGCTCGGAAAAAACCAAGCGGTTTATGTCAAATCACCGGCCGGAAGCTCTGGATCGTCTTCATGTAGTTGGCGCGCTCGTAGGCGGCGGGTTCGGCCACCGACTTCTGACTCATGGAGCCTTTCATCTGGGCCAGCGACCGGTACTCGCGTTGTTCCATCCAGTCGGCCACTTCCTTTCGGATCCTCTTGACGGAT
Coding sequences within:
- the gltA gene encoding NADPH-dependent glutamate synthase codes for the protein MSEEVTTPKKAKRERKPREKMPEQAPEARIHNFDEVPFGYTEQQAVAEAERCIICKKPKCVDGCPVNIDIPKFIAQIRDGDFLGAARTVRSTNSLPAICGRVCPQADQCEVLCVEGIKYEPVAIGNLERFIADWELANDAIEIPAIPPPTGYRIAVVGSGPAGLTVAGDMAKLGHEVTIYEALHRPSGVLVYGIPEFRLPRSVVAKEIDYIRQLGVKFVYDVIIGVTITVDELFEQGYHAVFIGTGAGLPKMMKVPGENLVGVYSANEFLTRVNLMGASREGYDTPIRFAKHTVVVGGGNTAMDAARVSLRVSGNPVTLVYRRSMEEIPARREEIHHAVEEGIKFDLLVAPLEVIGDDKGQVKAIKCIRMGLGEPDDSGRRRPVPIEGSEFIIDCDTVIVAIGNSPNPIIPRNTPGIESSKWGTIVADEETGATSRRGVYAGGDIVSGAATVILAMGAGRKAATAMDAYVRTLPLTRRNPYGDT
- a CDS encoding sulfide/dihydroorotate dehydrogenase-like FAD/NAD-binding protein → MHPLHSHRVLAEKIHEFWVEAPLVARKYRAGQFVIVRTHDRGERIPLTVVQADAANGRIRLIVQEAGKATALMAKFGPGDSFLDVVGPLGKPTHIENWGNLIAVCGGVGAAPLLPIVKAAAEAGNNVFAVIGARSKDLMILEDEFRAACKDVRISTDDGTYGMKGFVTDVLRKWVEEGQKFHEAIIVGPVVMMKVAAALTKDLGIPSLASLNPIMVDGTGMCGGCRVTVHGKTFFACVDGPEFDAHGVDFQELILRNQAYRDQEMRQLEHMADDECKLEAQLHGEKSHV
- a CDS encoding 2-oxoacid:acceptor oxidoreductase family protein; the protein is MKYQIRFAGVGGQGNILAGEWLALAAHNMGRHAVQSPTYTAQVRGGPTSVDVLIDDDEVIFPRLTSIDFFCCLAQRGWDTFSHQLRSDSIVVVAPSLVRELGPGPQMIYRVPIIAVTKQTVGRMVYTSSVALGSLCHLMPHVIPVEEMVRTIQHHAPDGTVENNLRAFHAGVEAAKETRPVPRDEIAEDTNKEIHVIESRE
- a CDS encoding 2-oxoacid:ferredoxin oxidoreductase subunit beta, which codes for MGFDYSPWLRPEMMPNIWCPGCGVGIIVKSFIRAVEGCGWNRDDTALVSGIGCTSRAPGYVDMNTLHTTHGRALTFATGIKLVAPDKNVAVISGDGDAAAIGGNHLIHSCRRNIDITLVIVNNGIYGMTGGQYSPTSPSETRAATSPYGNLDQAFDLCNLSIAAGATYVARGHVANAVFLERLIKNGLQHKGFAVIEVMANCHTQYGRRNRHPDPAELIQFIGSRAVPAAAWAKLSVEERSDKFPVGVLHKDTVKPEYTAAYRQIQERAMERARQTAEKHAEKEKSKPVTQA
- a CDS encoding 2-oxoacid:acceptor oxidoreductase subunit alpha, yielding MSQTNGREFWPGNELIAEAAIRAGCTFFAGYPITPSSEIAAHLALRLPQIGGTFIQMEDEIAAMGAVIGASLAGAKALTATSGPGLSLKQENIGFAMMAEVPCVIIDVQRGGPSTGLPTAPAQSDIMQARWGTHGDHSVIALTPTWPHEVYVETVRAFHLAELYRTPVYVMVDEIIAHTTESFRIPTDEECGIIKPRSEYPEARVNSWRPFCDYFQGKHLHITGLAHTKEGYPTTNPAIVHKSIEHLVYKIVDAQPQIERNFEFMLDDAEIAVITFGSPGRASREAVLRAREMGIKAGIFRPITFWPFPVQTIRDLVDRVKAVVVPELNLGMLALQVEKSAMRREVLIHRVNEVGGIAIEPDRVLATIEEAQRGI
- a CDS encoding 4Fe-4S binding protein produces the protein MKLSKSVSSDGLYTLVINETWCKGCRVCVDLCPTSTLEMIEAPDRWEGAIVKVAKMDACNGCGICEAECPDFAITSYAPERKKPAKKPVEESE
- a CDS encoding 4Fe-4S binding protein encodes the protein MAMRIDETCIACGACEPECPTNAITEGDEIFVIDEAACVECEGHFDAPRCIEVCPVDCIQKAE